Proteins encoded by one window of Fusobacterium sp. DD2:
- a CDS encoding dCMP deaminase family protein has protein sequence MKRENYIEWDEYFMGVALLSAMRSKDPNTQVGACIVNPEKRIIGVGYNGLPIGCSDDEYPWAREGEFLETKYPFVCHAELNAILNSTKSLKGCTIYVALFPCHECSKAIIQSGIKELVYLSDKYSGTESNIASKKMLDSAGVKYRKLVSKHKKLELSFIDGDGEY, from the coding sequence ATGAAGAGAGAAAATTATATAGAATGGGATGAATACTTTATGGGAGTGGCACTGCTTTCAGCAATGAGAAGTAAAGATCCTAATACACAGGTTGGTGCATGTATTGTAAATCCTGAAAAAAGAATTATTGGAGTAGGATATAACGGACTTCCAATAGGATGTAGTGATGATGAGTATCCTTGGGCAAGAGAGGGAGAGTTCTTAGAAACAAAATATCCTTTTGTATGCCATGCAGAATTAAATGCAATTTTAAATAGTACTAAATCATTGAAGGGATGCACTATATATGTTGCATTGTTCCCTTGTCATGAGTGCAGTAAGGCAATTATTCAAAGTGGAATAAAAGAACTTGTATATCTTTCAGATAAATATAGTGGCACAGAATCAAATATAGCTTCAAAAAAGATGCTTGACTCTGCAGGAGTAAAATATAGAAAACTGGTTTCTAAGCATAAAAAGTTAGAACTTTCATTTATAGATGGTGATGGAGAGTATTAA